From Fretibacterium sp. OH1220_COT-178:
GGGTTCATGTCCTTCATCGACGGGTCGTAGGCGAACGTCGTGTGCAGGAAACCCTCCACCGCGTCGCCGCCAAGCGTCACGATCTCGGGGTTGTCCATCGCGTCCGCCCCGATGAAGCGGAACGCCGCCCCCAGCTCCTTGGCCTGCTTCAGCACGATGGCGCCCTCGGCGAAGTACGCGGGCAGGAACACGATGTCCGGCTTCTTGGAGATCAGCTCGGTCAGCTGGGCCGTGAAGTCCTGGTCCCCCGACTGGTACTTCAGCTCGGCCACGATCTCCCCGCCCATCTTGGCGAAGGCCCGCTTGAAGAAGCTGCTCAGCCCCACGCTGTAGTCGTTGGCGACGTCGGTGAGGATGGCCGCCCTCTTGAAGCCCAGCTCCCTGAAGGCGTAGGTCGCCGCACCGGCCCCCTGGAACGGGTCGATGAAGCACGCGCGGAAGTAGAACTT
This genomic window contains:
- a CDS encoding ABC transporter substrate-binding protein: ELVVVDNKSDKVEAANAVTRLIEHDKVNAIIGTYGSSLAMAGGEVAEKAGIPAIGTSCTNPLVTLGKKFYFRACFIDPFQGAGAATYAFRELGFKRAAILTDVANDYSVGLSSFFKRAFAKMGGEIVAELKYQSGDQDFTAQLTELISKKPDIVFLPAYFAEGAIVLKQAKELGAAFRFIGADAMDNPEIVTLGGDAVEGFLHTTFAYDPSMKDMNP